The Virgibacillus dokdonensis genome includes a window with the following:
- a CDS encoding ABC transporter substrate-binding protein, with protein sequence MKGKCAIWFIFMLLCMLFLAACSGDGGAKTDKAEEESGGASEEGTKGEKEATANEEQVLVFGRGGDSVSLDFASVSDGESLRVTENIYESLLDYDKESFEVVPGLAHDWEVSDDGLRYTFFLEEGVTFHDGTPFNAEAVKVNFERWADPEHTYAFADEGYAYPLYGSMFGGYKGDDAHNIKEINIMNDYEVEFVLNAPQGPFLQNMAMSYFAMTSPTALEKYGSTINENPVGTGPFKFVSWSKNDQIVLEKNANYHKEGLPKLDQIIFEVIPENSARLIALRSGEVDIIDGINPDDAASIESEEGLDLYVRGENNIGFLGMNVEKEPLNDKLVRQAINYAVDTDAIVEALYAGYATTAANLIPPNYLGYNDELEPYAHDVEQAKELLAEAGYGDGFEMDLWVMPVSRPYMPDPETVAEIVQSNLQEIGITTNIVREEWAPYLEKTGKGEQDLYLLGWSGSNGDPDYFFDSLLHGDSIGGENRSFFQNDEVDKLIDQAGAEIDQDKRAALYKQVQTILHEEVPGVNIVHSTPLVAAKNKVKNFIPHPSTSDPLEEVEIATE encoded by the coding sequence ATGAAGGGGAAATGCGCGATTTGGTTTATTTTCATGCTGCTATGTATGTTATTTCTAGCAGCGTGTAGTGGTGATGGTGGAGCAAAAACGGACAAAGCAGAGGAGGAAAGTGGTGGTGCAAGTGAAGAGGGTACTAAGGGCGAAAAAGAGGCAACGGCTAACGAAGAGCAGGTATTAGTATTTGGCCGTGGTGGTGATTCAGTTAGTTTAGATTTTGCGAGTGTTTCTGATGGGGAATCCTTGCGTGTTACAGAGAATATTTATGAAAGTTTACTCGATTATGATAAAGAATCGTTTGAGGTAGTTCCAGGCTTAGCGCATGACTGGGAAGTATCTGATGATGGTTTACGGTACACATTTTTTCTAGAAGAAGGCGTTACTTTCCATGATGGCACACCATTTAATGCGGAAGCTGTAAAGGTGAATTTCGAACGTTGGGCCGACCCTGAACATACGTATGCATTTGCGGATGAGGGATACGCTTATCCATTGTATGGCAGTATGTTTGGCGGGTATAAAGGGGATGACGCACATAATATTAAAGAAATAAATATAATGAATGATTATGAAGTGGAATTTGTTTTAAACGCACCTCAAGGACCTTTTTTACAAAATATGGCTATGTCCTATTTTGCAATGACTTCACCAACTGCTTTAGAAAAATATGGTTCTACTATTAATGAAAATCCTGTAGGGACAGGCCCGTTCAAATTTGTTAGCTGGAGTAAGAATGATCAGATCGTGCTAGAGAAAAATGCTAATTACCATAAAGAAGGATTACCCAAATTAGATCAAATTATTTTTGAAGTTATTCCAGAAAACTCAGCTAGGTTAATCGCGTTGCGTTCTGGAGAAGTGGATATTATTGATGGAATTAATCCAGATGATGCAGCTAGTATTGAGTCAGAAGAAGGGCTTGATTTATATGTGCGGGGTGAAAATAACATTGGCTTTTTAGGGATGAATGTAGAAAAAGAGCCGTTAAATGACAAATTAGTTCGCCAAGCGATCAATTATGCGGTAGATACAGATGCGATTGTCGAGGCGCTTTATGCAGGTTATGCAACGACAGCAGCGAATCTAATTCCACCAAATTATTTGGGGTATAATGATGAATTAGAGCCTTACGCGCATGATGTAGAGCAAGCGAAGGAATTATTAGCTGAAGCAGGCTATGGGGATGGATTTGAAATGGACTTATGGGTGATGCCTGTATCGCGACCATACATGCCAGATCCTGAAACAGTTGCTGAAATAGTCCAAAGCAATTTACAAGAGATTGGTATTACAACAAATATTGTCCGTGAAGAATGGGCTCCATATTTAGAAAAAACAGGTAAAGGGGAGCAGGATTTATATTTGCTTGGTTGGTCAGGCTCAAATGGTGATCCAGATTATTTCTTTGACAGTTTGCTACATGGAGATAGCATCGGCGGAGAAAATCGTTCTTTCTTTCAAAATGATGAAGTGGATAAATTAATTGATCAAGCTGGTGCAGAAATCGATCAAGATAAGCGGGCAGCATTGTATAAACAAGTGCAAACCATTCTTCATGAAGAAGTTCCAGGGGTAAATATTGTTCACTCAACACCGCTAGTTGCCGCTAAAAATAAAGTGAAAAACTTTATACCACATCCATCTACAAGTGACCCGCTAGAAGAAGTGGAAATAGCAACGGAATAA
- a CDS encoding ABC transporter ATP-binding protein, with translation MVQPLLEVKGLQKHFAVKGGVFGRKKRVIKAVDDVSFSVREGEILGIVGESGCGKSTTGKAILRLLEPSSGEVMFAGKRIKDLEAKELRKLRKDMQIIFQDPYASLNPRHTVEKIIAEPLLVHGVTAKTARKQRVKELLEIVGLNSYHASRYPHQFSGGQRQRIGIARALANHPKLIICDEAVSALDVSVQAQILNLMQKLREEFQLTYLFIAHDLSVVKYISDRVGVMYLGRMMELADKDTLYENPQHPYTQALLSAVPTPDPDGIRERIILKGDVPSPANPPPGCVFHTRCPQAMDICKTAKPAFQEMEANHFIACHLYT, from the coding sequence GTGGTCCAACCATTGTTAGAAGTGAAAGGATTACAGAAACATTTCGCAGTTAAAGGCGGGGTATTTGGAAGGAAAAAGCGTGTTATCAAAGCTGTCGATGATGTCTCATTCAGTGTAAGAGAAGGAGAGATACTTGGTATTGTTGGAGAGTCAGGATGCGGAAAATCAACAACTGGAAAAGCCATTTTACGATTATTGGAGCCTTCGAGTGGGGAAGTGATGTTTGCTGGAAAAAGGATAAAGGATCTTGAAGCAAAAGAGTTGCGAAAGCTCCGCAAAGATATGCAAATTATTTTTCAAGATCCTTACGCTTCGTTAAATCCAAGACATACGGTTGAAAAAATCATTGCAGAACCGCTACTTGTTCATGGGGTGACAGCCAAAACAGCACGTAAACAGCGTGTGAAAGAACTGTTAGAAATAGTCGGTTTAAATAGCTACCATGCTTCCAGATACCCACATCAATTTAGTGGTGGACAACGGCAACGAATTGGTATTGCTAGAGCGTTAGCAAATCATCCTAAATTAATTATTTGCGATGAGGCTGTTTCTGCATTGGATGTATCTGTTCAGGCGCAAATTTTGAATTTAATGCAAAAATTACGTGAAGAATTTCAATTGACTTATTTGTTTATTGCGCATGACTTAAGTGTTGTAAAGTATATTAGTGATCGTGTAGGGGTCATGTACTTGGGACGAATGATGGAATTAGCGGACAAGGATACATTGTATGAAAATCCACAGCACCCATACACCCAAGCATTATTATCAGCTGTACCGACCCCAGATCCAGATGGCATTCGAGAACGAATTATTTTAAAAGGGGATGTACCTAGCCCTGCAAACCCCCCACCAGGTTGTGTCTTTCATACACGATGCCCGCAAGCAATGGATATTTGTAAAACAGCTAAACCTGCTTTCCAAGAGATGGAAGCGAATCATTTTATTGCTTGTCATTTATACACGTGA